The proteins below come from a single Rhizobium sp. BT04 genomic window:
- a CDS encoding DMT family transporter: MHSVLRNPMRGIALKVSSVVVFLAMQTFIKLAGSEIPPGQVTFCRSFFALFPIIAYLAYIGQLRAAFYTANPVGHLKRGTIGIMSMAFGFYGLLHLPLPEAIALGYALPLVAVIFAAVFLGETVRIYRWSAVLVGIVGVAIVSWPKLTLFREGGMEAEQAVGALSVLLSAVLGGMAMIQVRRLVEEEKTATIVLYFSLTASVFSLASLPFGWLILPWPSALYLVAAGFCGGVAQILLTESYRHADVSTIAPFEYTSILLGSIVAYFVFGDVPSVTMLIGTLIVISAGIFIIYREHQLGIEQREARKATTPQA, from the coding sequence ATGCACTCGGTTCTCAGAAACCCGATGAGAGGCATTGCGCTAAAAGTCTCATCGGTCGTGGTCTTCCTGGCCATGCAGACCTTCATCAAGCTGGCCGGCTCGGAGATCCCGCCGGGTCAGGTAACGTTCTGCAGATCGTTCTTCGCGCTCTTCCCGATCATCGCCTATCTCGCCTATATCGGGCAGTTGCGCGCCGCCTTCTACACCGCCAATCCGGTCGGTCACCTCAAGCGCGGCACGATCGGCATTATGTCGATGGCTTTCGGTTTCTACGGCCTCCTGCATCTGCCGCTGCCGGAGGCGATCGCGCTCGGCTACGCCTTGCCGCTCGTTGCCGTCATCTTTGCCGCCGTCTTTCTCGGCGAGACCGTGCGCATCTATCGCTGGAGCGCAGTCCTGGTCGGCATCGTCGGCGTCGCCATCGTCTCATGGCCGAAGCTCACGCTGTTTCGCGAGGGCGGCATGGAGGCCGAACAGGCCGTCGGGGCGCTCTCGGTGCTGCTCTCGGCCGTTCTCGGCGGCATGGCGATGATCCAGGTGCGTCGTCTCGTCGAGGAGGAGAAGACAGCGACGATCGTGCTGTACTTCTCGCTCACCGCCTCGGTCTTCTCACTGGCCTCCCTGCCTTTCGGCTGGCTCATCCTGCCATGGCCGTCGGCACTCTATCTGGTCGCGGCCGGTTTTTGCGGTGGCGTCGCGCAGATCCTGCTGACGGAAAGTTATCGCCATGCCGACGTCTCCACCATCGCGCCGTTCGAATATACCTCCATCCTGCTCGGCAGCATCGTCGCCTATTTCGTCTTCGGCGACGTGCCGAGCGTCACCATGCTGATCGGCACGCTCATCGTCATCTCCGCCGGCATCTTCATCATCTATCGCGAGCATCAGCTGGGCATCGAGCAGAGAGAGGCGCGCAAGGCCACGACGCCGCAAGCCTGA
- a CDS encoding phosphotransferase family protein has protein sequence MTELNASEFRTLITSVFPELTASVFKLAAKSWDSLAVDVDDTLIFKFPRHPGAERALVKEAALLDIIRPSLSIAVPDMRIHDGPPIFSSHAKLEGEHLIAEDYDALREGDRQHLAEDLARFYAELHVLDADRIRSAGAGPIQAWQSSDAVRTKALPLLPPEIGSFAQAIISDFEALPPDPHGKTYGFFDGHGWNMAFDHAQKRLNGIYDFADSGFGPLHQEFIYSNFISPDLTARIVSAYEMLTGRKLDRRRIAILTGFHRLSELAELADDPAHVELMVRNVATWAAAAHVA, from the coding sequence ATGACCGAGTTGAACGCCAGCGAATTTCGCACTCTCATAACCAGCGTGTTTCCTGAACTCACGGCCTCCGTCTTCAAGCTGGCGGCGAAGAGCTGGGATTCACTTGCCGTCGACGTCGACGACACGCTGATCTTCAAGTTTCCCCGCCATCCGGGCGCGGAACGAGCACTTGTGAAGGAAGCCGCCTTGCTCGACATCATCAGGCCGTCGCTGTCGATCGCGGTTCCCGACATGCGCATTCATGACGGGCCGCCGATCTTCTCCAGCCATGCCAAGCTCGAAGGCGAACATCTGATTGCCGAAGATTACGATGCGCTTCGCGAAGGCGATCGTCAGCACCTCGCCGAAGATCTCGCCCGTTTTTACGCCGAGCTGCACGTGCTCGATGCCGATCGCATAAGGTCGGCCGGCGCCGGGCCGATCCAGGCCTGGCAATCGTCGGATGCGGTGCGAACGAAGGCCTTGCCGCTGCTGCCGCCCGAGATCGGCAGCTTTGCACAGGCCATTATTTCCGATTTCGAAGCCTTGCCGCCCGATCCCCACGGCAAGACCTACGGCTTCTTCGACGGTCATGGCTGGAACATGGCGTTCGACCATGCACAAAAGCGGCTGAACGGCATTTATGATTTTGCCGATTCAGGCTTTGGGCCGTTGCACCAGGAATTCATCTATTCGAACTTCATCTCGCCCGATCTGACCGCCCGCATCGTATCGGCCTATGAAATGCTGACCGGACGCAAGCTCGACCGGCGGCGCATTGCGATCTTGACGGGCTTCCATCGTCTTTCCGAACTCGCCGAGCTTGCGGACGATCCGGCCCATGTCGAATTGATGGTGCGAAATGTTGCGACATGGGCCGCCGCCGCCCACGTCGCCTGA
- a CDS encoding Hsp70 family protein has protein sequence MAQALGLDFGTTNTVLAMADGGATRSMAFTSTAGTADSMRTALSFMKDAQLGASALKVEAGHAAIRQFIDNPGDCRFLQSIKTFAASALFQGTIVFGKRQSFEDLMEIFIRRLRHYAGESWPDDASRIIAGRPVHFAGANPDPALAVQRYNEALTRFGFPEIHYVYEPVAAAFYFAQNLKSDATVLVADFGGGTTDYSLIRFESRAGKLTATPIGHSGVGVAGDHFDARMIDNIVAPQIGKGSHFKSFDKILEVPSNYYASFSRWNQLSIFKTSREFEDLKKLVRTALEPEKLEIFVDLIDHDEGYPLYQAVSATKMALSSAEEAPFDFAPLGRGGHRTIKRSDFESWIVDDLARIEGALDEVLDKTETKPSEIDKVFLTGGTSFVPAVRRIFTERFDSDKIESGGELLSIAHGLALIGERDDIAQWTVQ, from the coding sequence ATGGCTCAGGCGCTGGGTTTGGACTTCGGCACGACGAATACGGTTCTCGCCATGGCGGATGGCGGGGCGACACGCTCGATGGCGTTCACGAGCACGGCAGGCACGGCCGACAGCATGCGCACGGCGCTGTCCTTCATGAAGGACGCGCAGCTCGGCGCTTCGGCGCTGAAGGTGGAGGCGGGCCATGCGGCGATCCGCCAGTTCATCGACAATCCCGGCGACTGCCGCTTCCTGCAGTCGATCAAGACCTTTGCGGCCAGCGCGCTCTTCCAGGGCACAATCGTCTTCGGCAAGCGGCAGAGCTTCGAAGACCTGATGGAAATCTTCATCCGGCGCCTTCGCCATTACGCAGGCGAGAGTTGGCCCGATGATGCCAGCCGCATCATCGCCGGCCGTCCGGTGCATTTCGCCGGCGCCAATCCGGACCCGGCGCTTGCGGTGCAGCGCTACAACGAGGCGCTGACGCGGTTCGGCTTTCCGGAAATTCATTATGTCTACGAGCCTGTTGCGGCTGCCTTCTACTTTGCGCAGAACCTGAAGTCCGATGCGACCGTGCTCGTCGCCGACTTCGGCGGCGGTACGACGGACTATTCGCTGATCCGCTTCGAGAGCAGGGCCGGCAAACTGACGGCAACGCCGATCGGCCATTCGGGTGTCGGTGTGGCCGGCGACCATTTCGATGCGCGCATGATCGACAACATCGTCGCGCCGCAGATCGGCAAGGGCAGCCATTTCAAGAGCTTCGACAAGATCCTTGAGGTGCCGTCAAACTACTATGCGAGCTTCAGCCGCTGGAACCAGCTGTCGATCTTCAAGACCTCGCGGGAATTCGAGGATCTCAAGAAGCTGGTGCGCACGGCGCTGGAACCAGAGAAGCTGGAGATCTTCGTCGACCTGATCGACCATGACGAGGGCTATCCGCTCTATCAGGCCGTCTCTGCAACGAAAATGGCGCTTTCCTCCGCCGAAGAGGCTCCGTTCGATTTCGCCCCGCTCGGCCGCGGCGGCCATCGCACGATCAAGCGCAGCGATTTCGAAAGCTGGATCGTCGATGACCTCGCCCGTATTGAAGGCGCGCTCGACGAAGTGCTCGACAAGACCGAGACGAAACCGTCGGAGATCGACAAGGTGTTCCTGACCGGCGGCACCTCCTTCGTGCCGGCGGTGCGGCGCATTTTCACCGAGCGCTTCGACAGCGACAAGATCGAGAGCGGCGGCGAGCTGTTGTCGATCGCCCACGGCCTGGCGCTGATCGGCGAACGCGACGACATCGCGCAATGGACTGTGCAATAG
- a CDS encoding SDR family oxidoreductase has translation MDLGITGKRALVLASSRGLGLGIAAALAREGANVLLCGRSGEQLEANCKAINSESKGRADWIWADLGDERFVETVTAAVKEKFGGLDILVNNTGGPTPGTTEDMTGEKLEIYFLSMVARVITLTNALLPGMKAQGWGRILTVASSGVIEPIANLALSNTLRPALAGWSKTLASEVAGFGVTTNLLLPGSILTARLDDLDGAAAKRTGKSLEEVRADKEARIPVGRYGRVEEFAATAAFLCSQPASYITGSLIRCDGGAARSV, from the coding sequence ATGGATCTCGGCATCACAGGCAAACGCGCGCTCGTCCTCGCCTCCTCGCGTGGTCTCGGTCTCGGCATCGCCGCGGCACTGGCGCGCGAAGGCGCAAACGTGCTGCTCTGCGGACGCAGTGGCGAGCAACTGGAGGCCAATTGCAAGGCGATCAACAGCGAAAGCAAAGGCCGGGCCGACTGGATCTGGGCCGACCTCGGCGATGAACGGTTCGTCGAGACGGTGACGGCGGCGGTGAAGGAGAAGTTCGGCGGGCTCGATATCCTCGTCAACAATACCGGCGGGCCGACGCCCGGCACGACCGAGGACATGACGGGCGAAAAACTCGAGATCTATTTCCTCTCCATGGTCGCCCGCGTGATTACCCTCACCAATGCGCTGCTGCCCGGCATGAAGGCGCAGGGCTGGGGCCGCATCCTGACGGTGGCCTCCTCCGGCGTGATCGAACCGATCGCCAATCTGGCGCTGTCGAATACGCTGCGCCCTGCCCTGGCCGGCTGGAGCAAGACACTTGCCTCGGAGGTGGCGGGTTTCGGCGTTACCACCAACCTGCTCTTGCCGGGCAGCATCCTGACCGCACGGCTCGACGATCTCGACGGGGCGGCGGCAAAGCGGACGGGCAAGAGCCTCGAAGAGGTCCGTGCCGACAAGGAAGCGCGCATTCCGGTCGGCCGCTACGGCAGGGTGGAGGAATTTGCCGCAACGGCCGCCTTCCTCTGCAGCCAGCCGGCAAGCTACATCACCGGCTCGCTAATCCGCTGCGACGGCGGCGCGGCACGATCCGTCTGA
- a CDS encoding efflux RND transporter periplasmic adaptor subunit gives MKKFWITVSIIAVAAVGVWQSGNLLPYASRIPYLSQFIKQPAGGNGGGQQDHGDQAHGDQAQGDQAQNGGQQQGGGRRRGGGGPTVVKTVAAVKTTLPMDVTASGWADADDNTTIAAQEQGLIVSINAQDGATVKAGDLIAKLDDRTAKAAVDKDNAMIVRDTATLAESETALTRAQDLFNQKAGTQQSLDQAVAARDTAAATVDADKASLASDQIILENTDIRAPFDGRLGDIAISKGAFLNAGSAIVTIAKYDPIYVKFHLQERYLRVLKKALAAGPVEVSTVPASTKGQVRKGEISFYDNTVDTASGTILAKAKFENASGALWPGQSVNIVVHFDNDEQQVVVPTVAVSPGPDGFLAFVAKDGKSHLTPVTIARANGGFTAIESGLQAGDHVVVEGQGQLSDEQAINEQFDEKALDVASAEEPRQQQSETIAVGAQQ, from the coding sequence ATGAAGAAATTTTGGATCACCGTCAGCATTATCGCAGTTGCCGCCGTCGGCGTCTGGCAATCCGGGAATCTGCTCCCCTATGCCTCCCGCATTCCCTACCTCTCGCAGTTCATCAAGCAGCCGGCCGGCGGCAATGGCGGCGGGCAGCAAGACCATGGTGATCAGGCCCATGGTGATCAGGCACAGGGCGATCAGGCGCAGAACGGTGGGCAACAGCAGGGCGGCGGGCGCAGACGTGGCGGCGGCGGCCCGACCGTCGTCAAAACAGTCGCGGCGGTGAAAACGACGCTGCCGATGGATGTGACCGCTTCCGGCTGGGCCGATGCCGATGACAACACGACCATCGCCGCACAGGAACAGGGCCTGATCGTCAGCATCAATGCGCAGGATGGGGCGACCGTCAAAGCCGGCGATCTGATCGCCAAGCTGGACGACCGGACGGCCAAGGCGGCTGTCGACAAGGACAATGCGATGATCGTGCGCGACACGGCAACCCTTGCGGAATCAGAGACCGCATTGACACGCGCGCAGGATCTCTTCAACCAGAAGGCCGGCACCCAGCAGAGCCTCGACCAAGCGGTCGCCGCCCGCGATACCGCAGCCGCCACGGTCGATGCCGACAAGGCGTCCCTTGCCTCCGATCAGATCATCCTCGAAAACACCGACATCCGCGCGCCCTTCGACGGCCGGCTCGGCGATATCGCCATCAGCAAGGGCGCCTTCCTCAATGCCGGCTCGGCAATCGTCACCATCGCCAAATACGATCCGATCTATGTGAAATTCCACCTGCAGGAACGCTATCTGCGTGTGCTGAAAAAAGCCCTGGCAGCCGGTCCGGTCGAGGTCAGCACGGTTCCCGCGTCCACCAAGGGGCAGGTCAGGAAGGGCGAGATCAGCTTCTACGACAACACGGTCGACACCGCCTCGGGCACGATCCTCGCCAAGGCGAAATTCGAGAATGCCTCCGGCGCGCTCTGGCCCGGCCAGTCGGTCAACATCGTGGTACATTTCGACAATGACGAACAGCAGGTGGTCGTGCCGACGGTTGCCGTCAGCCCCGGCCCCGACGGTTTCCTCGCCTTCGTCGCCAAGGACGGCAAATCACATCTGACGCCGGTCACTATCGCCCGCGCCAATGGCGGCTTCACCGCCATCGAATCGGGCCTTCAGGCCGGCGATCATGTCGTCGTCGAGGGCCAGGGCCAGCTCAGCGACGAGCAGGCGATCAACGAGCAGTTCGACGAAAAGGCGCTTGATGTCGCTTCCGCCGAAGAGCCTCGGCAGCAGCAATCCGAGACGATCGCGGTGGGAGCTCAGCAATGA
- a CDS encoding uracil-DNA glycosylase family protein: MISANDLSPAELAALLHFHADAGVEWLLEEEAIDRFAEFEAMKVARRPATQVQPQPSVEERSGPGEGRTPPRPHVAARPAPAAIAASGPQPAIPDGEAVQQARFVAETARSLAELKTAIEAFNGCNLKHSARSTIFATGDAESGIMVIGSAPGAEDDREGAPFSGKSGQLFDKMLAAIGLTRSSVLLTQVIPWRPPGNRAPSAAEMDICRPFIERQIALAEPKAILLLGNFSARFFFGENDTIHGLRGRWKEIAVADCVIPAIASLHPQDLLTAPVNKRLAWNDLLAFQAKLKSLSLLRN, translated from the coding sequence ATGATCTCCGCCAACGACCTTTCCCCCGCCGAGCTTGCAGCGCTTCTGCATTTCCATGCGGATGCCGGCGTGGAATGGCTGCTGGAAGAAGAGGCGATCGACCGCTTCGCCGAGTTCGAGGCGATGAAGGTTGCCCGGCGCCCGGCGACACAGGTGCAGCCGCAACCTTCCGTCGAAGAACGTTCCGGTCCCGGGGAAGGCCGGACACCGCCGCGTCCGCATGTAGCAGCACGCCCGGCGCCCGCCGCGATCGCCGCGTCCGGCCCCCAACCGGCGATTCCGGATGGCGAGGCTGTGCAACAGGCGCGTTTCGTCGCCGAAACGGCGCGGTCGCTCGCAGAACTCAAGACCGCGATCGAAGCCTTCAACGGCTGTAATCTCAAGCACAGCGCCCGCTCGACCATCTTTGCCACCGGTGATGCCGAAAGCGGTATCATGGTGATCGGCTCGGCGCCGGGCGCCGAAGACGATCGCGAAGGCGCGCCCTTCTCGGGAAAATCCGGCCAGCTGTTCGACAAGATGCTAGCGGCGATCGGGCTGACGCGTTCGAGCGTCTTGCTGACGCAGGTCATCCCCTGGCGGCCACCCGGCAATCGCGCACCCTCGGCAGCGGAAATGGACATCTGCCGCCCGTTTATCGAACGGCAGATCGCGCTGGCCGAACCGAAGGCGATTCTGCTGCTCGGCAATTTTTCGGCCCGCTTCTTCTTCGGCGAAAACGACACGATCCACGGCCTGCGCGGCCGCTGGAAGGAGATTGCCGTGGCGGACTGTGTCATTCCTGCCATAGCCAGCCTGCATCCGCAGGATCTGTTAACCGCACCGGTCAATAAAAGGCTGGCCTGGAACGACCTGCTCGCCTTTCAAGCGAAGCTTAAGTCCCTCTCTTTGCTTAGAAATTAG
- a CDS encoding efflux RND transporter permease subunit — protein MIPNFCIQRPVATTLLAIGVILAGLAGYQLVPVAALPQVDFPTINVSAQLSGASPQTMATSVATPLIKQFETIPGISEISASSSLGSSSIVLQFDLNRDIDAAAADVQAAISHATRQLPDNLTTPPSYRKTNPADAPVMLLSVQSNTLPRSKLDEIAEDIISPSLSTLPGVAQVSVYGAQTYAVRVEVDPNKLLTRGIGIDTVNKALSAANSQQPVGTLQNNSQSMTITANTQRTNAEQFRSLVIANPNGAPIHLGDIAEVQDSVENQYTGSWYDGQRGIILAIQRQPDANTVDVVDAINAKLPQLHAEIPPSVNTIVMNDAAKPIRAAIADVKFTLLLTIGLVVLVIYLFTGHATATIIPGLAVPLSLISTFGMMYVLGYSIDNISLLGLTLAVGLVVDDAIVMLENILRHVEEGMPVREAAIKGAGEVSYTIISMSVSLIAVFIPILLMGGVVGRVFNEFGMVVAIAIISSAIVSLTVTPMLGSRLSNNHSRPPLLIRIFDAGFERTLNGYDRAVGWCLQHRLTILGVFLGSVALTVYFFMTLPTSFFPQEDIGRLTVSTQARQDISYSAMEALQQQAAAAVKANPAVNHVMSTIGGNPNKPQNNGSMFVELKDKTERPPLDQTLRELRTAINKIPGLQAFVTPNQSLRFGGRQTASQYQLVVQALSADQTNLWAGKIQAAMRGDRDLFTDVTSDAQNNALQANIVIDTERAAAYGIDNDTLRTTLQESFSGYAAAEIQSTGDSYDVIVEYDTSKPWDDQKLSEIRVASSNGSLVPLSNFAHVQRTTGPVTINQTGQLVSTTVSFNLPEGVSLSNATAAIDQIKKDISVPADVFTSYGGTAEIFQQSQGNTAYLILAAILTIYVVLGVLYESFIHPLTILSGLPAAAFGALLALKIMGFDLSIIALIGLLMLIGIVKKNAIMMIDVAVETMRTTGEKATAAIHEACVRRFRPIMMTTFCALLGALPIALGTGASSELRQPLGIAVVGGLIVSQMLTLFITPVIFVEMDRFGNFLGRLIGGKKVEEPQVQEARAMAAE, from the coding sequence ATGATCCCCAATTTCTGTATCCAGCGCCCCGTCGCGACGACGCTGCTTGCCATCGGCGTCATTCTGGCCGGCCTTGCCGGTTACCAGCTCGTCCCGGTCGCAGCCCTGCCACAGGTCGATTTTCCCACTATCAACGTTTCGGCACAGTTGAGCGGCGCCTCGCCGCAGACGATGGCGACGTCGGTTGCGACACCGCTGATCAAGCAGTTCGAGACCATTCCCGGGATCAGCGAAATCAGCGCATCGAGCTCGCTCGGCAGCAGCAGCATCGTGCTGCAGTTCGATCTCAACCGCGATATCGACGCGGCTGCAGCCGACGTCCAGGCGGCGATCTCGCATGCGACCCGGCAACTGCCCGACAATCTGACGACGCCGCCGAGCTACCGCAAGACCAACCCGGCCGACGCGCCTGTCATGTTGCTCTCGGTGCAGAGCAACACCCTGCCGCGCAGCAAGCTCGACGAGATCGCCGAGGACATCATCTCGCCGTCGCTGTCGACACTTCCGGGCGTTGCCCAGGTCAGCGTCTACGGTGCGCAGACCTATGCCGTGCGCGTCGAGGTCGATCCCAACAAGCTTTTGACCCGCGGCATCGGCATCGATACCGTCAACAAGGCGCTGTCTGCGGCCAACAGCCAGCAGCCTGTCGGCACGCTGCAGAACAATTCGCAGAGCATGACCATCACGGCGAATACGCAGCGCACCAACGCAGAGCAATTCCGCTCGCTGGTCATTGCCAATCCGAACGGCGCGCCGATTCACCTTGGCGATATCGCCGAAGTGCAGGACAGTGTCGAGAACCAGTATACCGGCAGCTGGTATGACGGCCAGCGCGGCATCATTCTCGCCATCCAGCGTCAGCCGGATGCCAACACCGTCGATGTCGTCGATGCGATCAACGCCAAGCTGCCGCAGCTGCACGCGGAAATTCCGCCTTCGGTCAACACCATCGTCATGAACGATGCCGCAAAACCGATTCGCGCCGCCATTGCCGACGTGAAATTCACGCTGCTGCTGACGATCGGTCTCGTCGTCCTGGTCATCTACCTCTTCACCGGCCATGCCACGGCAACGATCATTCCGGGACTTGCCGTTCCGCTATCGCTGATCTCGACCTTCGGCATGATGTATGTGCTCGGCTACAGCATCGACAACATCTCGCTGCTCGGGCTGACGCTCGCGGTGGGGCTGGTGGTGGACGACGCGATCGTCATGCTCGAAAACATCCTGCGCCATGTCGAGGAAGGCATGCCGGTGCGGGAAGCGGCGATCAAGGGTGCCGGCGAAGTCAGCTACACCATCATTTCCATGTCGGTTTCGCTGATCGCGGTGTTCATCCCGATCCTGCTGATGGGCGGCGTCGTCGGCCGGGTATTCAACGAATTCGGCATGGTGGTCGCCATCGCCATCATCTCGTCGGCGATCGTCTCGCTGACCGTGACGCCGATGCTCGGCTCGCGGCTCTCCAACAATCACAGCCGCCCGCCGCTCCTCATCCGCATCTTCGATGCCGGCTTCGAGCGGACGCTCAACGGCTATGACAGGGCGGTCGGCTGGTGCCTGCAGCATCGCCTGACGATCCTCGGGGTTTTCCTCGGCTCGGTGGCGCTGACGGTCTATTTCTTCATGACGCTGCCGACGAGCTTCTTCCCGCAGGAAGATATCGGCCGCCTGACGGTCAGCACCCAGGCGCGGCAGGACATTTCCTATTCCGCCATGGAGGCGCTGCAGCAGCAGGCGGCAGCCGCCGTCAAGGCGAACCCGGCGGTCAATCACGTGATGTCGACGATCGGCGGCAACCCGAACAAACCGCAGAACAACGGCTCGATGTTCGTCGAGCTCAAGGACAAGACGGAGCGTCCGCCGCTTGACCAGACGCTGCGCGAGCTGCGCACGGCGATCAACAAGATCCCCGGATTGCAGGCCTTCGTGACGCCGAACCAGAGCCTGCGTTTCGGCGGCCGCCAGACCGCCAGCCAGTATCAGCTGGTGGTGCAGGCGCTGAGCGCCGATCAGACCAACCTGTGGGCCGGCAAGATCCAGGCGGCGATGCGTGGCGACCGAGACCTGTTCACCGATGTGACATCGGACGCCCAGAACAACGCCCTGCAGGCCAATATCGTCATCGACACCGAGCGGGCAGCCGCTTACGGGATCGACAACGACACGCTTCGCACGACCCTGCAGGAATCCTTCAGCGGATATGCGGCTGCGGAAATCCAGTCGACCGGCGACAGCTACGACGTCATCGTCGAATACGACACCAGCAAACCCTGGGACGACCAGAAGCTGTCGGAGATCCGTGTCGCCTCCTCCAATGGCAGCCTGGTGCCGCTGTCGAACTTCGCGCATGTGCAACGCACCACCGGCCCGGTCACCATCAACCAGACGGGCCAGCTGGTCTCGACCACGGTTTCCTTCAACCTGCCGGAAGGAGTGTCGCTCAGCAATGCCACGGCGGCGATCGATCAGATCAAGAAGGACATCAGCGTTCCGGCAGACGTCTTCACCTCCTATGGCGGCACGGCGGAGATCTTCCAGCAGTCGCAGGGCAATACCGCCTATCTGATCCTGGCGGCCATTCTGACCATTTATGTCGTGCTCGGCGTGCTCTATGAAAGCTTCATCCATCCGCTCACCATCCTCTCCGGCCTGCCGGCGGCGGCCTTCGGTGCGCTGCTAGCGTTGAAGATCATGGGCTTCGACCTGTCGATCATCGCCCTCATCGGCCTGTTGATGCTGATCGGCATCGTCAAGAAGAATGCAATCATGATGATCGACGTGGCGGTGGAGACGATGCGCACGACGGGCGAGAAGGCGACGGCGGCGATCCACGAGGCCTGCGTGCGACGCTTCCGGCCGATCATGATGACGACCTTCTGCGCCCTGCTCGGTGCCCTGCCGATCGCGCTCGGCACCGGCGCAAGCTCCGAGCTGCGCCAGCCGCTCGGTATCGCCGTTGTCGGCGGCCTGATCGTCTCGCAGATGCTGACGCTGTTCATCACCCCGGTCATCTTCGTCGAGATGGACCGCTTCGGCAATTTCCTCGGCCGCCTGATCGGCGGAAAGAAGGTCGAGGAGCCGCAGGTACAAGAGGCAAGGGCAATGGCTGCCGAGTGA